A genomic window from Tolypothrix sp. PCC 7910 includes:
- a CDS encoding DNA methyltransferase, giving the protein MSNPSQLQLFNLVPESHDNAQPRVMNERTGTFTDNMKLPIHRWFRYSAGFSADWVETVITELAPQNILDPFVGSGTVCIAADKLGINSYGIEAHPFVYKLAKGKISWLVDIDEFLAAVTAIKGLAANLQLQLPEKIPVLLSKCYTNEILIDLFKIRQAYFEIAPSLSEEIQSLIFLAISAILRSSSYVGTAQWQYILPNKRKAKVYDPFEALEIQVDLMQEDMYRMQSITQLSQTKLIQDDARSLKSIPDNLIDLIITSPPYVNNYDYADATRLEMTFWGEVNSWGDLHETVRKFLIHSSSQHVSKERLTLENLIAESIINPIRDELIPICQALEEIRGTKSGNKAYHTMIAAYFIDMGFVLQSLQRVATSDCKVCFVVGDSAPYGVYVPVEKFLGKLAIAAGFDSWSFEEIRQRNIKWKNRKHNVPLHEGRLWIR; this is encoded by the coding sequence ATGTCTAACCCTTCTCAGCTTCAGCTTTTCAATTTAGTACCTGAATCGCACGACAATGCTCAACCAAGAGTGATGAATGAAAGGACAGGTACTTTCACCGACAACATGAAATTGCCTATCCATAGATGGTTTCGCTATTCTGCTGGATTTTCGGCAGATTGGGTTGAAACAGTAATTACAGAATTAGCACCTCAAAATATCCTCGATCCATTTGTCGGCTCTGGCACTGTGTGTATTGCTGCTGATAAGCTTGGTATAAATTCTTATGGAATTGAAGCGCATCCTTTTGTTTATAAGCTTGCGAAAGGAAAGATTTCATGGTTAGTAGATATTGATGAGTTTTTGGCAGCAGTTACCGCGATTAAGGGTTTAGCAGCAAATCTTCAGCTGCAGCTTCCAGAAAAAATTCCAGTGTTATTAAGCAAATGTTATACAAATGAGATATTAATAGACCTGTTCAAAATTAGACAAGCGTATTTTGAAATTGCTCCCTCTTTATCTGAAGAAATACAATCTCTGATTTTTTTAGCGATTTCTGCTATCCTCAGGTCATCAAGTTATGTAGGGACAGCGCAGTGGCAGTATATTCTCCCTAATAAGCGCAAAGCTAAAGTTTATGACCCATTTGAAGCACTTGAAATACAGGTTGATTTGATGCAAGAGGATATGTATCGAATGCAATCTATTACTCAATTAAGTCAAACCAAATTGATTCAAGATGATGCCAGAAGTTTAAAAAGTATTCCAGATAATTTAATAGATTTAATCATTACTTCTCCACCTTATGTAAATAACTATGATTATGCAGATGCTACACGCCTGGAAATGACATTTTGGGGTGAGGTTAATTCTTGGGGTGATTTACATGAAACAGTTCGTAAGTTTCTGATACATTCAAGTTCACAACATGTTTCCAAAGAGCGGCTTACTTTAGAGAATCTGATAGCTGAATCGATTATTAATCCTATTCGAGATGAGTTAATACCTATATGTCAAGCACTAGAAGAGATTCGCGGAACAAAGAGTGGTAATAAGGCATATCATACTATGATTGCCGCATATTTTATAGATATGGGATTTGTATTGCAATCCCTGCAACGAGTTGCAACCTCTGATTGCAAAGTTTGCTTTGTTGTAGGAGACTCAGCTCCTTATGGAGTCTATGTTCCAGTTGAAAAGTTTCTTGGTAAACTTGCTATTGCAGCAGGGTTTGATTCCTGGTCTTTTGAGGAAATTAGACAGCGTAATATCAAGTGGAAAAATCGCAAACATAATGTTCCACTACATGAAGGAAGACTTTGGATAAGGTAA
- a CDS encoding element excision factor XisI family protein, whose protein sequence is MHADGTEDAIADELVREGVPKHDILIALLPLVRSWKHRFAMANSDLQLVNQVHEFVHQVYNL, encoded by the coding sequence TTGCATGCTGACGGAACAGAAGATGCGATCGCTGATGAACTCGTCAGGGAAGGTGTACCTAAACATGATATTCTGATCGCACTCCTCCCTTTGGTGCGTAGCTGGAAACATCGCTTTGCTATGGCAAATTCTGATTTACAACTCGTGAATCAGGTTCACGAATTCGTGCATCAGGTTTACAACTTGTGA
- a CDS encoding ATP-binding protein gives MLQPFSLLQRFSVKLPSTKTSLTRKTLRNMTLRVAGVVLISTGVSYFHVISNLEVQTKKQLEKYITERGQRESAIFKLAQDNLIFLQQQILEQIKQPSNRDFAAEFDRVHFRWSDGTVRNAPQAQPISAFDTAQYPTTYISRDSQMDATLKRVFMTGYNLVQAYGPAWSVRFPDTYFNTPQKNSVLYWKGVPLNLKGPPDFDLTKEEFFYIADPAHNPTRKPAWTGVYRDPNVNIWMVSAIVPVYDGDRFLGTTGHDIVLTDLMEQTIKNRLPGTYNLIFRGDGRLIAHPDYMDKIEQAQGQLKISSINDSHVQKIWQLAQNQTRSVIENSQNNEFLAIARLAGPDWYFVTVYPKSLLSGAAFDTARFVLAAGALALLVEVILLFSVLQQQVAKPLQNLTVASDQLTNGNFEINLDVTRQDELGRLANSFNSMASQLKTSFTQLEQANAELEQRVTERTTELQNTVKELHRTQAQMIQSEKMSALGQMVAGVAHEINNPINFIHGNLSYVTNYSQDLLELIQLYQEYLLSPPQEIEERLSEIDLDFLAEDLNKILQSMANGTGRVREIVLSLRNFSRLDEADCKIVDIHEGIDSTIMIVQHRLNATNERPEIIIIKDYDSLPQTECYAGELNQALMNVLANAIDALEASSTPIITIRTQAIDGAIIIAIADNGAGMTEAVRSRIFDPFFTTKPVGKGTGLGLFISYQIITQRHGGKLYCNSGVGEGSEFVIEIPLRQR, from the coding sequence ATGTTACAGCCATTTTCTCTGTTGCAGCGGTTTTCTGTAAAGTTGCCAAGTACCAAGACATCACTGACACGCAAAACTTTGCGGAATATGACTCTGCGAGTAGCAGGGGTTGTCTTGATTTCCACAGGTGTGAGTTACTTTCACGTTATATCTAATTTGGAAGTACAAACCAAAAAGCAGTTAGAGAAATACATTACTGAACGAGGACAGCGAGAAAGCGCTATTTTTAAACTTGCCCAAGACAATCTCATATTTTTGCAGCAGCAGATTTTAGAACAAATTAAGCAACCGAGTAATCGTGATTTTGCCGCAGAGTTCGATCGCGTACATTTTCGCTGGTCGGATGGAACTGTACGGAATGCACCTCAAGCACAACCTATCTCTGCATTTGATACGGCTCAATATCCCACAACATATATTAGTCGAGATAGTCAAATGGATGCGACACTCAAACGGGTGTTTATGACTGGTTATAACTTGGTTCAAGCTTATGGCCCGGCGTGGAGTGTGCGCTTTCCAGATACTTATTTCAATACGCCTCAAAAGAATAGTGTACTTTACTGGAAAGGCGTACCCCTGAATCTCAAAGGGCCGCCTGACTTCGATTTGACCAAAGAAGAATTTTTCTATATAGCCGATCCCGCCCATAATCCTACACGCAAACCTGCATGGACAGGTGTTTATCGCGATCCAAATGTCAACATTTGGATGGTGTCTGCAATTGTTCCTGTGTATGATGGCGATCGCTTTTTGGGGACTACTGGACATGATATTGTGCTGACAGATTTGATGGAACAAACCATCAAAAATCGCTTACCAGGAACTTACAATTTAATTTTTCGTGGTGATGGACGGTTGATTGCTCATCCTGATTACATGGATAAAATTGAGCAAGCGCAAGGTCAGCTGAAAATTAGCAGTATTAATGACTCTCATGTCCAAAAAATTTGGCAACTAGCTCAAAATCAAACTAGAAGCGTGATCGAGAATTCCCAAAACAATGAATTCTTAGCGATCGCACGTTTAGCTGGCCCCGATTGGTATTTTGTCACAGTTTATCCCAAGTCTTTGCTATCAGGAGCCGCCTTTGACACGGCGCGATTTGTGCTGGCGGCTGGTGCTTTGGCACTGCTTGTGGAAGTGATACTGTTATTTTCGGTGCTACAACAACAGGTTGCTAAACCACTACAGAATTTAACAGTTGCTAGCGATCAACTGACCAATGGTAATTTTGAGATTAATCTTGATGTCACTCGCCAAGATGAGTTAGGGCGATTGGCTAATTCTTTTAATAGTATGGCTAGTCAGTTAAAAACTTCATTTACTCAACTGGAACAAGCAAATGCGGAATTAGAACAACGGGTGACAGAGAGAACAACTGAGTTACAAAATACAGTTAAAGAACTGCATCGCACCCAGGCGCAGATGATCCAAAGTGAAAAAATGTCGGCGCTGGGACAAATGGTAGCGGGAGTTGCTCACGAAATTAATAATCCCATCAATTTTATTCACGGTAATCTCAGTTATGTCACCAACTATAGCCAAGATTTACTCGAACTAATCCAACTTTATCAGGAATATTTGCTGAGTCCACCACAGGAAATAGAAGAAAGACTATCAGAAATTGATTTAGATTTTTTAGCAGAAGATTTAAATAAAATTCTGCAATCAATGGCAAATGGAACTGGGCGGGTGCGGGAGATTGTTTTATCACTGCGTAATTTTTCCCGCCTTGATGAAGCAGACTGCAAAATTGTGGATATTCATGAAGGTATTGATAGCACAATCATGATTGTGCAGCATCGTCTCAATGCTACTAATGAACGCCCCGAAATTATCATCATTAAAGACTATGATAGTTTACCCCAGACTGAATGCTATGCAGGGGAATTAAATCAGGCGTTGATGAATGTATTGGCGAATGCAATTGATGCCTTGGAAGCGTCATCTACACCCATAATTACCATCCGCACTCAAGCAATCGACGGTGCAATTATAATTGCGATCGCAGATAACGGAGCCGGAATGACTGAAGCGGTGCGATCGCGCATTTTCGATCCGTTTTTTACAACTAAACCTGTGGGTAAAGGTACAGGATTAGGATTGTTTATTAGCTATCAAATCATTACCCAACGGCATGGCGGTAAGTTGTATTGTAATTCTGGCGTGGGAGAAGGTTCGGAATTTGTCATAGAAATTCCCCTGCGGCAAAGGTGA
- a CDS encoding DUF2267 domain-containing protein, with amino-acid sequence MPDQTFRANIPEVDPTEIEDSRTAIADEHRSFLEKVMVRSGFADLYDARDFSEVVFRVMRDLMTTDAIDRVESELHTEAVPTDEKALQLEVAELWKDTNPIVRFLSRVRQPLRGPAPVGIDSNLFLTRVANEGGLPGTVDRDQAIQAVFAATKDELSQERIQEIAGWLPDRIRALWEQA; translated from the coding sequence ATGCCCGATCAAACATTCAGAGCCAACATTCCAGAAGTTGACCCCACAGAGATTGAAGATTCTAGAACTGCGATCGCAGACGAACATCGCTCTTTCCTAGAAAAAGTCATGGTTAGAAGCGGATTCGCAGATTTATATGATGCAAGAGACTTTAGCGAAGTTGTATTTCGCGTCATGCGAGACTTAATGACAACAGATGCTATCGATCGCGTTGAGTCAGAACTGCATACAGAAGCTGTACCTACAGATGAAAAAGCACTCCAGTTGGAAGTAGCTGAACTTTGGAAAGACACCAACCCCATTGTGAGATTTTTAAGCCGAGTACGCCAACCTTTAAGAGGCCCGGCTCCCGTTGGTATTGATTCCAATCTATTCCTGACCAGAGTCGCCAATGAAGGTGGACTACCTGGAACAGTAGACAGAGACCAAGCAATTCAAGCCGTGTTTGCTGCAACCAAAGACGAACTTTCTCAAGAACGGATTCAGGAAATTGCCGGTTGGCTTCCCGATCGCATTCGTGCACTTTGGGAACAAGCTTAA
- a CDS encoding dienelactone hydrolase family protein — MPAWLCTSTGGERQPAILLLMEAFGLTSHIKDIAARIAQEGYVVLAPDLYYRELPNNKFGYEEVEQARAMMFRLNFGKPMEEDIRAALAYVKSRDDVYPDKIGVTGFCLGGGLTIFSACYLSAEIAAAAPFYGVVLDEWIDAVKNITVPVYLFFGGQDPFIPGDRIKQIDSRFQELGKEYTLKVYPDADHGFFCDERSTYNPLAAADAWRELTQFFHKHLRE; from the coding sequence ATGCCAGCTTGGTTATGTACATCTACTGGTGGTGAACGCCAACCAGCCATCCTGTTGCTGATGGAAGCATTTGGTTTAACATCGCATATTAAAGATATCGCCGCCAGAATTGCTCAGGAAGGTTACGTAGTTCTGGCTCCAGATTTGTATTATCGTGAGTTGCCAAACAATAAATTCGGATATGAGGAAGTTGAGCAAGCGCGGGCGATGATGTTTCGCCTCAATTTCGGTAAGCCGATGGAAGAGGACATTAGGGCGGCGTTAGCTTATGTAAAATCACGAGACGATGTGTATCCAGATAAGATAGGCGTAACTGGCTTTTGCTTAGGTGGAGGTTTGACTATTTTCAGCGCTTGCTATTTATCAGCAGAGATTGCAGCTGCGGCTCCATTCTACGGTGTGGTTTTGGATGAGTGGATAGATGCAGTCAAAAATATTACAGTTCCAGTTTACTTGTTCTTTGGTGGTCAAGATCCATTTATTCCAGGCGATCGCATTAAACAAATCGATTCTCGCTTTCAAGAACTTGGTAAGGAATACACCTTGAAAGTTTATCCTGATGCCGATCATGGATTTTTCTGTGATGAGCGTTCTACTTACAATCCCTTAGCAGCCGCAGATGCTTGGCGGGAACTGACACAATTTTTCCATAAACATCTCCGCGAGTGA
- a CDS encoding pentapeptide repeat-containing protein has protein sequence MANLNYSNQNLQNCSFKGQDLAGADFSGSDLRGCNFSGATLTGANLQQVKTGQSDRQAMMLIVSAIVSPVVLFGSCIIFAYMLNRLLSDRAINFLFGVLPILAFLAEIFLRDSISFHFPQVTNFFGIGAISGLFAVMLVFTICLALVSFSSFGDGVAIQGFFLLLLMIFSAIVTFRIFQWLIQSIHSHPGTSFRKANLTDADFSHSELQNTDFSFAVLTGACIFKWVIQQHTQFTNVSCKYLYLEPAQQNRKPAEGNFHAGEFGRLLNQFLG, from the coding sequence ATGGCTAACCTCAACTATAGCAACCAGAACTTGCAAAATTGCTCCTTTAAAGGACAAGATTTGGCTGGCGCAGATTTTAGTGGTTCAGATTTGCGGGGATGTAATTTCTCAGGTGCAACTTTAACAGGAGCAAACTTACAACAAGTCAAAACTGGACAGAGCGATCGCCAAGCTATGATGCTGATTGTTAGCGCTATAGTTAGTCCTGTGGTTTTATTCGGCTCCTGTATTATCTTCGCCTATATGTTAAATCGGTTGTTGAGCGATCGCGCTATCAACTTCTTATTTGGTGTACTGCCGATATTAGCTTTTTTGGCGGAAATTTTTCTAAGAGATAGTATCAGCTTTCATTTTCCCCAAGTTACCAATTTCTTTGGCATTGGCGCTATTTCAGGATTATTTGCAGTAATGCTGGTGTTCACAATCTGTTTGGCTTTAGTGAGTTTTTCTAGCTTTGGTGATGGAGTAGCAATTCAGGGATTTTTTCTGTTACTGCTCATGATATTTTCTGCCATTGTCACCTTCCGAATTTTTCAATGGCTGATTCAATCTATCCACAGCCATCCCGGAACATCTTTTAGAAAAGCCAATTTAACTGATGCTGATTTTAGCCATTCCGAGTTGCAAAATACAGATTTTTCTTTTGCTGTGTTAACGGGAGCCTGTATTTTTAAATGGGTGATTCAACAGCATACTCAATTTACTAATGTTTCTTGTAAATACCTTTATTTAGAACCAGCACAGCAAAACCGAAAACCTGCTGAGGGGAATTTTCACGCGGGTGAATTTGGACGGCTACTCAATCAATTTTTAGGATAA
- a CDS encoding transposase family protein, with amino-acid sequence MISIFDYIQKYPRRAKQLLGISYDQFTDLVNYAKNSHEEEQLKLEQKKVRIHRRGGGRKELLSIPEQVCLCLFYLRQIPTFEVLGIMFGISKTLSNDTFHYWRKILRKILPSSLIEQVENKEGDLLIIQEILTNFKLLVDSVEQPIDRPSDNEEQKKFFSGKKKQHTIKNQIVSLPEGKDIIDVTVGSPGPTADIKLFREQQTKFDEKQEFTGDKAYQGGNNITTPHKKKRKQQLNEQQKEENKALSSKRIFVEHLIRIVKIFQVASQRFRLNADVYNEIVLLVCGLVRLRIGTFVLPNSAIN; translated from the coding sequence ATGATTAGTATATTTGATTATATACAAAAGTATCCACGAAGAGCAAAGCAACTTTTGGGGATTAGTTATGACCAATTTACTGACCTTGTAAACTATGCTAAAAACAGTCATGAAGAAGAACAACTCAAATTGGAACAGAAGAAAGTTAGAATACATCGTCGTGGAGGTGGACGCAAAGAATTATTATCCATCCCAGAACAAGTATGTTTGTGCTTGTTTTATCTGAGACAAATACCCACATTTGAAGTTTTAGGAATAATGTTTGGTATATCAAAAACTTTATCTAATGATACTTTTCATTACTGGAGAAAAATATTACGTAAGATTCTCCCTTCTAGTTTAATAGAGCAAGTAGAAAATAAAGAAGGAGATTTGCTCATTATACAAGAAATATTAACGAATTTTAAGTTGCTAGTTGATAGCGTAGAACAGCCTATAGATAGACCATCTGACAACGAAGAACAGAAAAAGTTCTTTTCGGGAAAGAAAAAACAGCATACTATAAAAAACCAGATAGTTTCCTTGCCAGAGGGAAAAGATATTATTGATGTTACAGTAGGCTCTCCAGGGCCAACAGCAGACATAAAATTATTTAGAGAGCAACAAACAAAATTTGATGAAAAACAAGAATTTACGGGAGATAAAGCGTATCAAGGTGGGAATAATATTACTACCCCTCATAAGAAGAAAAGAAAACAACAATTAAATGAACAACAAAAAGAAGAAAATAAAGCTCTATCAAGTAAGCGTATATTTGTTGAGCATTTAATACGTATTGTAAAAATTTTCCAAGTGGCATCACAAAGATTTAGATTAAATGCTGATGTTTATAATGAAATAGTTTTGTTAGTTTGTGGTCTAGTAAGACTGCGAATTGGCACTTTCGTATTACCGAATAGCGCCATAAATTAG
- a CDS encoding helix-turn-helix domain-containing protein yields the protein MVRNFPEPELFTLDCPTQQILDVIADKWSVIVIYCLAYGAKRYSQIQRRIEGISQKVLTQTLRNLERHGLVERKNVEYSLTSLGVTLLEPLQEIAAWSQVHFSEVTALRDHYDQQNLS from the coding sequence ATGGTGCGTAATTTTCCAGAACCAGAACTATTTACCCTCGACTGTCCCACGCAACAGATTCTCGATGTGATTGCAGACAAGTGGAGTGTAATTGTTATATATTGCCTCGCCTATGGAGCTAAACGCTACAGCCAGATTCAGCGCCGCATTGAGGGAATTTCTCAAAAAGTTTTAACGCAGACATTGAGAAACTTAGAACGACATGGGTTAGTGGAGCGAAAAAATGTAGAGTACTCTCTCACTTCCTTAGGGGTGACGTTGCTGGAGCCTTTACAAGAAATCGCCGCTTGGTCGCAAGTGCATTTTTCTGAGGTTACTGCATTGCGCGATCACTACGATCAACAGAACTTATCCTAA
- a CDS encoding alkene reductase: MDLLSPVQLGALTLPNRIVMAPMTRLRAVGSIPTPLMASYYAQRATAGLIISECTMVSPLSNGYMNCPGIYSPEQIAGWQQVTQAVHDKGGKIFLQLWHSGRIAHPSLLNGEMPIAPSAIAATGTLHTPIGKVDLDTPRALETEEIPQIVEQFRQGAINAQLAGFDGVELHGAFGYLIDQFLQDGSNQRTDQYGGAVENRARFLLEIVAAVSSVFGSDRVGIKLSPSNTFYGMYDSNPKATFGYVIGELNKFNLAYLHLMEANEVDLNTREVLNPVLPIFRPLYQGTIITNSGYDKSQGNAVIAKGAAELVSFGKLFIANPDLPQRFAVDADFNTPNPATFYGIGDKDLEKGYTDYPFLDS, from the coding sequence ATGGATTTATTGTCGCCTGTGCAGCTTGGTGCTTTAACTTTACCTAACCGTATAGTTATGGCACCTATGACACGCTTGCGTGCAGTTGGCTCAATTCCTACACCTTTAATGGCAAGTTATTATGCACAAAGAGCGACTGCTGGCTTAATTATTAGCGAATGTACGATGGTATCTCCTTTGAGTAACGGCTACATGAATTGTCCGGGAATTTACTCACCGGAACAGATAGCAGGATGGCAGCAAGTTACTCAAGCAGTACATGATAAAGGCGGCAAAATTTTCTTGCAACTATGGCATAGTGGAAGGATTGCTCATCCTAGCTTATTAAATGGCGAAATGCCGATTGCGCCAAGTGCGATCGCAGCTACAGGCACATTGCACACTCCCATTGGCAAAGTAGATTTAGACACTCCACGCGCTTTAGAAACTGAGGAAATTCCCCAAATTGTCGAGCAGTTTCGCCAAGGTGCAATCAACGCCCAGCTTGCTGGTTTTGATGGCGTTGAATTACATGGTGCTTTCGGCTACCTCATCGACCAATTTCTCCAAGATGGTTCCAACCAAAGAACTGATCAATATGGTGGTGCAGTAGAAAATCGGGCGCGGTTCCTACTAGAAATCGTAGCAGCAGTCAGCAGCGTTTTCGGAAGCGATCGCGTCGGCATTAAATTGTCACCGAGTAATACATTTTACGGAATGTACGATTCCAACCCAAAAGCAACCTTTGGCTATGTAATAGGAGAACTGAATAAATTTAACCTCGCCTATCTACATTTAATGGAAGCAAACGAAGTTGATTTAAACACCCGCGAAGTTCTCAACCCTGTGCTGCCAATCTTCCGCCCATTGTATCAAGGTACAATTATTACCAATAGCGGCTACGATAAATCGCAAGGCAATGCTGTTATAGCAAAAGGTGCTGCTGAATTAGTTTCTTTCGGTAAGCTATTCATCGCTAACCCCGACTTACCCCAACGCTTTGCAGTTGATGCTGACTTCAACACACCCAACCCCGCAACCTTTTACGGTATAGGCGACAAAGATTTAGAAAAAGGCTACACAGATTACCCATTTCTGGATTCATAA
- a CDS encoding YdeI family protein gives MAPFENQLETVYAKDRQEWREWLQKNHQNSIGVWLIYYKVKSGKPSIKYSEAVKEALCFGWIDSKVKTIDTERYMQIFTPRKPKSVWSKLNKQYIEELIAQNLMTEAGLQKIEIAKQNGYWISLDAIEALTIPADLQLALAANETANQYFAAFSKSTKKNILKWIESAKRPETRLKRIEQTIISVAQNKNPLSR, from the coding sequence ATGGCACCATTTGAAAATCAACTAGAAACCGTTTATGCCAAAGACCGTCAAGAATGGCGAGAATGGTTGCAGAAAAATCATCAAAATTCTATCGGGGTGTGGCTGATTTACTACAAAGTAAAAAGTGGCAAACCAAGCATTAAATATAGCGAAGCTGTAAAAGAAGCTTTATGTTTTGGCTGGATTGACAGCAAAGTCAAAACCATAGACACAGAACGCTATATGCAAATATTTACACCCCGTAAACCAAAAAGTGTATGGTCAAAATTAAACAAGCAATATATTGAAGAACTTATTGCCCAAAATTTGATGACTGAAGCGGGATTGCAAAAGATTGAAATTGCCAAACAAAATGGTTATTGGATTAGCTTAGATGCGATTGAAGCATTAACAATCCCAGCAGATTTACAACTAGCATTAGCAGCCAATGAAACTGCTAATCAATATTTTGCTGCTTTTAGTAAATCAACTAAGAAAAATATCCTCAAATGGATTGAAAGTGCTAAACGTCCAGAGACAAGATTAAAGAGAATTGAGCAAACTATCATTTCAGTAGCACAGAATAAAAATCCCTTGAGCCGTTGA
- a CDS encoding SDR family oxidoreductase: protein MPKTVLITGTSSGIGKLAAIYFAQQGWNVAATMRNPSQDKDLCNISNIKLYSLDVTDNNSIQTAIASAIQDFGQIDVLVNNAGFAFDGVFEAMTDEILNQQFNTNVFGLMRVTRAIIPYMRAQGGGTIIQIASMGGRVTFPLYSIYHSSKWAVEGFSEALHYELERFNIKIKIIEPGVIKTEFYGSSRKFIMSDALPMYKPLVDIVEKVSQEAGKNGEPPELVAKAIFQAACDRSRKMRYSVGQPAPILLMLRKLLPDSWYFSIIKSVYKI, encoded by the coding sequence ATGCCTAAAACAGTTCTTATTACCGGAACATCTAGTGGTATTGGTAAACTGGCTGCAATCTACTTTGCTCAACAAGGCTGGAACGTTGCTGCAACCATGCGTAACCCTAGCCAAGATAAAGATTTGTGCAACATCTCCAACATCAAATTATATTCCTTAGACGTTACAGACAATAACAGTATTCAAACTGCGATCGCATCTGCTATCCAAGATTTTGGTCAAATTGATGTCTTAGTTAACAATGCAGGTTTTGCTTTCGATGGCGTATTTGAAGCGATGACAGATGAAATTCTAAATCAGCAATTCAATACTAATGTATTTGGATTAATGCGCGTCACCAGAGCCATCATTCCTTATATGCGCGCACAAGGTGGCGGTACAATTATTCAAATCGCCAGTATGGGGGGTAGAGTTACTTTCCCCTTATATAGCATTTATCACAGTTCTAAATGGGCAGTAGAAGGATTTAGCGAAGCCTTACATTATGAATTAGAACGCTTCAATATCAAAATTAAAATCATTGAACCAGGCGTAATTAAAACAGAATTTTATGGCAGCAGTCGCAAGTTTATCATGAGTGATGCTTTACCAATGTATAAACCTTTGGTAGATATCGTAGAAAAGGTTTCCCAAGAAGCTGGTAAAAATGGTGAGCCACCAGAATTAGTGGCTAAGGCAATTTTTCAAGCTGCGTGCGATCGCAGTCGCAAAATGCGTTATTCTGTAGGTCAACCTGCGCCAATTCTGCTGATGCTGCGTAAATTGCTGCCTGATAGTTGGTATTTTTCGATCATCAAAAGCGTCTATAAAATTTAA
- a CDS encoding XisI protein → MAVEQYRQYIRHLLTERQKQASRQRNAEEYEVQTIFDEKQDHYQLLYVGWLGNKRDFGCILHLDIKGGKIWIQHDGTEEGIANRLVEMGVPKQDIILAFHEPYIRQFTEFGTSEVL, encoded by the coding sequence ATGGCTGTAGAGCAATATCGGCAATATATTCGACATCTTCTTACTGAACGGCAAAAGCAGGCTTCAAGACAACGAAACGCCGAAGAGTATGAAGTGCAGACAATTTTTGATGAAAAACAAGACCATTACCAATTACTATATGTGGGTTGGCTTGGAAATAAGCGTGATTTTGGTTGTATATTACATCTTGATATCAAGGGTGGAAAAATCTGGATTCAACATGATGGGACAGAAGAAGGAATTGCCAATCGGTTAGTTGAAATGGGAGTACCGAAGCAGGATATAATTCTCGCGTTTCATGAACCTTATATCCGCCAGTTTACCGAGTTTGGAACATCAGAAGTACTATAA